The following are encoded in a window of Dioscorea cayenensis subsp. rotundata cultivar TDr96_F1 unplaced genomic scaffold, TDr96_F1_v2_PseudoChromosome.rev07_lg8_w22 25.fasta BLBR01001125.1, whole genome shotgun sequence genomic DNA:
- the LOC120255662 gene encoding probable E3 ubiquitin-protein ligase ZFP1 isoform X4, which translates to MWSWRTWVCRDIRKFHLMLILLSFFQSAPMPNPAPIPNFHHHLAPLHSIQVQNYGQHINFPAPPYQLPLHSFCPSTINPSFNPLDSGNRFLPCPPPNAKLICGPLQQPQTAVSVSHRNLRILSTEDPAVLELPRFYGVGDVTDQHRDMRLDIDDMTYEELLALEEQIGDVSTGLTEESILQNLKTSFHITSSKSSFSDCSSRSFPENETCSICQVEYEESERLGTLNCGHNYHADCIKQWLLVKNLCPICKTSAFASNDKRDA; encoded by the exons ATGTGGAGTTGGCGAACATGGGTGTGCAGGGATATCAGGAAATTCCATTTAATGCTAATTCTGCTTTCCTTTTTCCAGTCAGCTCCTATGCCTAATCCTGCTCCTATACCTAATTTTCATCACCATCTAGCACCCTTGCATAGCATACAAGTTCAGAATTATGGGCAGCATATTAATTTTCCAGCGCCCCCTTATCAGCTTCCTCTTCACTCTTTTTGTCCATCCACTATCAATCCTTCATTCAATCCTCTGGATTCTGGCAACAGATTTCTACCTTGCCCGCCACCCAACGCCAAACTCATTTGTGGTCCCCTGCAGCAACCTCAAACTGCAGTTTCAGTAAGCCACAGAAATTTGAGGATTCTATCAACGGAG GATCCTGCTGTATTGGAACTTCCAAGGTTTTATGGTGTTGGGGATGTCACTGACCAGCATAGAGATATGAGACTTGATATCGACGACATGACTTATGAG GAACTTCTTGCCTTAGAAGAGCAGATTGGAGATGTCAGCACTGGCTTGACAGAGGAATCTATCCTTCAGAATCTAAAGACGAGTTTCCACATCACATCATCTAAATCTTCATTTTCTGATTGCTCTTCTAGATCTTTTCCAGAGAATGAAACTTGTTCCATTTGCCAG gtggaGTATGAAGAGAGTGAGAGACTAGGAACGTTGAATTGTGGACACAATTACCATGCTGACTGCATAAAGCAATGGTTATTGGTGAAAAACCTTTGTCCAATCTGCAAAACTTCGGCTTTCGCATCAAATGATAAAAGAGATGCATGA
- the LOC120255662 gene encoding uncharacterized protein LOC120255662 isoform X2 — MGQRNIQCSYQMPLLKSGHDQTLFYQDHSVSQPNMVNHTSQSMRPEIAIPGTTTDIGLNQVRNHDDMNKNQYGVIQSPHLVTNTDFAGTMPLYPDNRRQVPSFACFSVSRDDRSADEFPSFSMSRLVGVGMDEYGRHNSFADYVRASCKRKNAAVVPGNHFHDGLNSSHVSSSSLSVITEQPLWNEPYESGFNLLNPSTATPAVYGGINALQATEGSRRNLWSRSNGTTIHPDSSAVHHSNYLHQGNCIGQSAPPDNSWMAPFGNNAGGGGCSNWSNPHAVTHLQGSCCIGTSKVLWCWGCH; from the exons ATGGGGCAGCGGAACATACAATGCTCCTACCAGATGCCACTTTTGAAATCAGGGCATGACCAAACCCTTTTTTATCAAGATCATAGCGTCTCTCAACCAAATATGGTTAATCACACTAGTCAAAGCATGCGACCAGAGATAGCAATTCCTGGAACTACTACAGATATTGGTCTTAACCAAGTCAGAAACCATGATGATatgaacaaaaatcaatatGGCGTTATCCAAAGTCCCCATCTTGTTACAAATACTGATTTTGCTGGCACAATGCCTTTGTACCCTGATAATCGCCGTCAAGTTCCTTCATTTGCTTGTTTCTCTGTCTCTAGAGACGACAGATCCGCTGATGAATTTCCATCCTTTAGCATGTCCAGACTAGTAGGAGTTGGCATGGATGAGTATGGTAGACATAATAGTTTTGCGGATTACGTTAGAGCTTCCTGCAAAAGAAAGAACGCTGCCGTGGTTCCAGGTAACCATTTCCATGATGGGTTAAACAGCTCAcatgtttcttcatcttctctctcTGTCATTACTGAGCAACCACTGTGGAATGAGCCATATGAATCTGGGTTCAATCTCTTGAATCCCTCTACAGCCACCCCAGCTGTATATGGAGGGATTAATGCTCTGCAAGCCACAGAAGGATCTCGCAGAAATCTGTGGAGCAGATCTAATGGAACCACAATCCATCCTGATTCTTCAGCAGTGCATCATAGTAATTACTTACACCAAGGGAACTGTATAGGTCAGTCTGCTCCACCTGACAACTCTTGGATGGCGCCATTTGGGAATAATGCAGGTGGTGGTGGATGTTCCAATTGGAGCAACCCTCATGCTGTAACTCATTTGCAAG GATCCTGCTGTATTGGAACTTCCAAGGTTTTATGGTGTTGGGGATGTCACTGA
- the LOC120255662 gene encoding uncharacterized protein LOC120255662 isoform X3, whose product MGQRNIQCSYQMPLLKSGHDQTLFYQDHSVSQPNMVNHTSQSMRPEIAIPGTTTDIGLNQVRNHDDMNKNQYGVIQSPHLVTNTDFAGTMPLYPDNRRQVPSFACFSVSRDDRSADEFPSFSMSRLVGVGMDEYGRHNSFADYVRASCKRKNAAVVPATPAVYGGINALQATEGSRRNLWSRSNGTTIHPDSSAVHHSNYLHQGNCIGQSAPPDNSWMAPFGNNAGGGGCSNWSNPHAVTHLQGRYFSSRDVELANMGVQGYQEIPFNANSAFLFPVSSYA is encoded by the exons ATGGGGCAGCGGAACATACAATGCTCCTACCAGATGCCACTTTTGAAATCAGGGCATGACCAAACCCTTTTTTATCAAGATCATAGCGTCTCTCAACCAAATATGGTTAATCACACTAGTCAAAGCATGCGACCAGAGATAGCAATTCCTGGAACTACTACAGATATTGGTCTTAACCAAGTCAGAAACCATGATGATatgaacaaaaatcaatatGGCGTTATCCAAAGTCCCCATCTTGTTACAAATACTGATTTTGCTGGCACAATGCCTTTGTACCCTGATAATCGCCGTCAAGTTCCTTCATTTGCTTGTTTCTCTGTCTCTAGAGACGACAGATCCGCTGATGAATTTCCATCCTTTAGCATGTCCAGACTAGTAGGAGTTGGCATGGATGAGTATGGTAGACATAATAGTTTTGCGGATTACGTTAGAGCTTCCTGCAAAAGAAAGAACGCTGCCGTGGTTCCAG CCACCCCAGCTGTATATGGAGGGATTAATGCTCTGCAAGCCACAGAAGGATCTCGCAGAAATCTGTGGAGCAGATCTAATGGAACCACAATCCATCCTGATTCTTCAGCAGTGCATCATAGTAATTACTTACACCAAGGGAACTGTATAGGTCAGTCTGCTCCACCTGACAACTCTTGGATGGCGCCATTTGGGAATAATGCAGGTGGTGGTGGATGTTCCAATTGGAGCAACCCTCATGCTGTAACTCATTTGCAAG GAAGATATTTCAGTTCAAGGGATGTGGAGTTGGCGAACATGGGTGTGCAGGGATATCAGGAAATTCCATTTAATGCTAATTCTGCTTTCCTTTTTCCAGTCAGCTCCTATGCCTAA
- the LOC120255662 gene encoding uncharacterized protein LOC120255662 isoform X1 — protein sequence MGQRNIQCSYQMPLLKSGHDQTLFYQDHSVSQPNMVNHTSQSMRPEIAIPGTTTDIGLNQVRNHDDMNKNQYGVIQSPHLVTNTDFAGTMPLYPDNRRQVPSFACFSVSRDDRSADEFPSFSMSRLVGVGMDEYGRHNSFADYVRASCKRKNAAVVPGNHFHDGLNSSHVSSSSLSVITEQPLWNEPYESGFNLLNPSTATPAVYGGINALQATEGSRRNLWSRSNGTTIHPDSSAVHHSNYLHQGNCIGQSAPPDNSWMAPFGNNAGGGGCSNWSNPHAVTHLQGRYFSSRDVELANMGVQGYQEIPFNANSAFLFPVSSYA from the exons ATGGGGCAGCGGAACATACAATGCTCCTACCAGATGCCACTTTTGAAATCAGGGCATGACCAAACCCTTTTTTATCAAGATCATAGCGTCTCTCAACCAAATATGGTTAATCACACTAGTCAAAGCATGCGACCAGAGATAGCAATTCCTGGAACTACTACAGATATTGGTCTTAACCAAGTCAGAAACCATGATGATatgaacaaaaatcaatatGGCGTTATCCAAAGTCCCCATCTTGTTACAAATACTGATTTTGCTGGCACAATGCCTTTGTACCCTGATAATCGCCGTCAAGTTCCTTCATTTGCTTGTTTCTCTGTCTCTAGAGACGACAGATCCGCTGATGAATTTCCATCCTTTAGCATGTCCAGACTAGTAGGAGTTGGCATGGATGAGTATGGTAGACATAATAGTTTTGCGGATTACGTTAGAGCTTCCTGCAAAAGAAAGAACGCTGCCGTGGTTCCAGGTAACCATTTCCATGATGGGTTAAACAGCTCAcatgtttcttcatcttctctctcTGTCATTACTGAGCAACCACTGTGGAATGAGCCATATGAATCTGGGTTCAATCTCTTGAATCCCTCTACAGCCACCCCAGCTGTATATGGAGGGATTAATGCTCTGCAAGCCACAGAAGGATCTCGCAGAAATCTGTGGAGCAGATCTAATGGAACCACAATCCATCCTGATTCTTCAGCAGTGCATCATAGTAATTACTTACACCAAGGGAACTGTATAGGTCAGTCTGCTCCACCTGACAACTCTTGGATGGCGCCATTTGGGAATAATGCAGGTGGTGGTGGATGTTCCAATTGGAGCAACCCTCATGCTGTAACTCATTTGCAAG GAAGATATTTCAGTTCAAGGGATGTGGAGTTGGCGAACATGGGTGTGCAGGGATATCAGGAAATTCCATTTAATGCTAATTCTGCTTTCCTTTTTCCAGTCAGCTCCTATGCCTAA